The genome window CCGCCAGGGGACATTGTTCGGTCACGCTTCGGAATCCGTAACCGATGGATGTCTGCGTCTCCAAGGAGAAGAGAAAGGCCGCCATGAAGCTGTTCACTTGGAAGAAGCACGGCTcctccaccgccgccgccgccccctcTCTGTCACTCGAGGGGCCGGTGATGGGGATGAGGCGAACGGAAAGGTCCCCATGCGCAGAAGCAATGAGCCAGAAGGCAAATCCAAAGAGCAGCCAAGAGAGAAGAAAGGAGAGAGTGAAGATGACCAGCATCCAGCGCCAGCGGATGTCCACGCAGGTGGTGAAGAGGTCACTGAGGTACCGCTGGCCCCTCTCGCTCATGTTGACAAAGGTAACGTTGCAGCGTCCGTCCTTGCCCACAAAGCGCTTCCGGGGCCGGCGGCCTGCACGCTTGGTGCGCCAGCGTTGCGTAGTGGAGGGGGAAGAAAGGGAATTCCGGTCTGAGGTTGACTGGCCTTCCCCTCTTCCTCCTTCACTACTTCCTCTTCCCCTCATCAGGTCTGAGCACATTGCCCCCATTCTCTCCCCGCCTTCTCCTCCCGCTGACTCTCCTGTGCTACTCTGCCTCCGTGCATCGCTGTGAAGAGGTAGGGACATGCCATTGATGGCATGGGTCAGGGAGGGGCTGCTTGGGGTTCCAGAACCAGTTGGGCTACCTCCTGCCTGAGCAGTGTCTGCTGCACTCTGTGCCAGCCTCatgacctcctcctcctctactGGCCCATCCACCACAGCACTAAATCGCCGTTTCACACGTGCTGCGCCCATCAGGCTCTCTCAAGTGTCACTTTTGTTCAATGTGACACAATCAAGTTGTGCGATATAGTAACAATGGTGTCAGTCgtcctaaaataaaaaataatcagaatccaTAGTGTCCCATTGCAATAGGAGAACTCCCTTCAAACTCATTGGTCAGTTACATGTTGCAGGTGTCCTTCTTATGTCGTTTGCAAGAACAATCCTTTCATTGGTAGATCACACAGGAAAACTGGTTTCATGAAGTACATCCTCAGGTGTGTTCATGGAAGAACAGTGGCCAGAAATTGAAGCAAAATCAAAAACAATGACGGTAGTGGTAACTCGGCATATATCTAGAGGTAAGAATTGATGTGCGAGGAATGGAAGGGCTGGATTGACCTCAACAGGCATGAAAAAGCATGCAGGATTTGCTCagtttaaagaaataaaatggaagACAATCTTAGGCACAATTTGACAAAGGCTATGCATATATCCGGCAAA of Phycodurus eques isolate BA_2022a chromosome 4, UOR_Pequ_1.1, whole genome shotgun sequence contains these proteins:
- the kcnj14 gene encoding ATP-sensitive inward rectifier potassium channel 14, whose protein sequence is MGAARVKRRFSAVVDGPVEEEEVMRLAQSAADTAQAGGSPTGSGTPSSPSLTHAINGMSLPLHSDARRQSSTGESAGGEGGERMGAMCSDLMRGRGSSEGGRGEGQSTSDRNSLSSPSTTQRWRTKRAGRRPRKRFVGKDGRCNVTFVNMSERGQRYLSDLFTTCVDIRWRWMLVIFTLSFLLSWLLFGFAFWLIASAHGDLSVRLIPITGPSSDREGAAAAVEEPCFFQVNSFMAAFLFSLETQTSIGYGFRSVTEQCPLAVVAVVLQCIVGCIIDAFIIGAVMAKIAKPKKRNETLVFSETAVVALRDGKLCMMWRVGNLRKSHLVEAHVRAQLLKSRVTPEGEFLPLDNLDINVGFDTGTDRIFLVSPVTIVHEINDESPFFEMDRKTLKSDTELEVVVILEGMVEATAMTTQCRSSYLASEIQWGYRFEPVLFEKNDCYEVDYSFFHRTYEIPNTPLCSAKELAELKYLKSSPSSFCYENEVALQPISSGEEPDPEPKCPVASNRRLSDHLHFN